The following coding sequences lie in one Mucilaginibacter sp. KACC 22773 genomic window:
- the cysC gene encoding adenylyl-sulfate kinase yields the protein MILLFCGLSGAGKTTLAKNVANELTGLGIRTEIIDGDEYRKEICRDLGFSKADRCENIRRLGFVASRFSAHGIVAIVSAINPYDEMRRELAEKYKHVNIVHIDCPVKKLISRDTKGLYKKAFLPDGHPDKLKNLTGINAQFDVPYAPDLYINTNESTVAQSTSTLLYFILSNLNPFDKAEKKVAHT from the coding sequence ATGATACTTTTATTCTGCGGATTATCAGGAGCTGGTAAAACAACATTGGCTAAAAATGTTGCAAATGAATTAACCGGGCTTGGCATTAGGACTGAGATAATTGACGGCGATGAATATCGCAAAGAAATTTGCCGCGATTTGGGCTTTAGCAAGGCCGATCGTTGCGAAAATATCCGGAGGCTGGGCTTCGTGGCCAGTCGATTTTCGGCCCACGGAATTGTTGCCATAGTGAGCGCTATAAACCCATATGACGAAATGCGCCGCGAACTTGCCGAAAAATACAAGCATGTAAACATTGTGCATATTGATTGCCCGGTAAAAAAGCTCATCAGCCGCGACACCAAGGGACTTTACAAAAAAGCTTTTTTACCCGATGGACACCCTGATAAACTAAAAAACCTGACAGGCATTAACGCGCAGTTTGATGTTCCGTACGCTCCCGACCTGTATATAAACACCAACGAAAGCACCGTAGCGCAAAGCACCTCAACCTTGCTATATTTTATACTGAGCAACCTTAACCCGTTTGATAAGGCCGAAAAAAAAGTAGCCCATACATAA
- a CDS encoding sulfotransferase → MQKRTLIITGMHRSGTSLITHWLAKCGMQLGEKMVEPGPGNAEGHFEDVEFLKIHEEILTNHNLPRNGLTDGYVDAVSIYEKEKIKSIIRVKQQLYDQWGWKDPRTCMFLDVYKELIPDARYLVIMRDYRSVTSSLLRREFKTVDRKYLDRKHLSRLVWLIFRRAHRKKSFYRINTEAYLKVWINYTSDILACIKKLAPDAFVVVNYNMLSKEDTRVFGHLQNKWNFSLTYSKFKDVFKENLIGQDIDIDPYITNKALLNQAKQLQDELMGYMSL, encoded by the coding sequence ATGCAAAAACGAACGCTTATTATAACCGGCATGCACCGCTCCGGTACCTCTCTTATAACGCACTGGCTTGCCAAATGCGGCATGCAGCTGGGCGAAAAAATGGTTGAGCCGGGCCCGGGAAATGCGGAAGGGCATTTTGAGGACGTAGAGTTTTTGAAGATCCATGAGGAGATCCTGACCAATCATAACCTGCCCAGGAACGGCTTAACAGACGGATATGTTGACGCTGTTTCTATTTATGAGAAAGAGAAAATAAAAAGCATTATAAGGGTTAAACAGCAGTTGTACGACCAATGGGGTTGGAAAGATCCCCGCACCTGTATGTTTCTTGATGTTTATAAAGAACTTATTCCAGATGCCCGTTATTTGGTTATTATGCGCGATTACCGGTCGGTAACCAGTTCATTGTTAAGGCGGGAGTTTAAAACTGTTGACAGAAAGTACCTGGACCGTAAACATTTATCAAGGTTGGTATGGCTAATTTTTAGACGGGCACACAGAAAAAAATCCTTTTACCGGATAAATACCGAAGCATATTTAAAAGTGTGGATTAACTATACCAGTGATATTTTAGCATGCATTAAAAAATTGGCCCCCGACGCTTTTGTTGTGGTTAACTACAACATGCTGAGCAAAGAGGATACACGCGTTTTTGGGCACCTGCAAAACAAATGGAATTTTTCGTTAACCTATTCAAAGTTTAAGGACGTGTTTAAAGAGAACCTGATAGGCCAGGATATTGATATAGATCCCTATATTACCAATAAAGCATTACTAAACCAGGCAAAGCAATTACAGGACGAATTGATGGGATATATGAGCCTCTGA
- a CDS encoding PAS domain-containing protein — MALKHSSALPPEMLRVFETLPQPYLILSPELYMLTASNVYLQLTNKTRVEIEEQYLFDVFPKMPDWSSEEGGIAFSLNKVLETLQPHQLPVTRFDIPDRDDPQQLVERYWETSHTPVFDAEGEICYIIHHTEDVTKRVLAERALKNSLDKETQAAATAERLGKQIEKLFAEIPAQIAIVTGPDMVYEFINPRYKTDLFPNREVLGKALLYALPEVAGQPILDILQHVYKTGETVAGNEINIPLADEVGGPVKDHYFNYVYQAIRNDDGDIISVLSFKYDITELVLAKKRLEQNEKELLALNYDLANANAEVQATNEEIQSANEALHATNQELFRAQESVLRLNDALEERVEQRNIELFNAQAEAARERDRLKRFFMQVPTGICVLDGPEMIFELVNPAYQQLFPGRDLLGKPIMEALPELDGTPIIDILKRVYYTGNTFEGKELLVPLARRVGGTIEDRYFNFIYQARYDGDGVVDGILVFAFELTETVLTRQKEKENEQRFRFLLNAMPQQVWTARPDGSLDYVNEVVCDDFGRSMDQILGRSLQEFIHPDDRQHSSKKWKAALQNGNEFMVEFRLKFHNGQYVWHLARALPLIENGHIRLWLGTNTNIEIQKNNEQKKDEFLSIASHELKTPLTSIKAFNQLMQRTSDMHKLNGFIQKSASHVLRLEKLINDLLDVTRINAGKMEYNMEPFSFLEMLKDSIESMQQATTSHQIILEKADDVIYTGDRFRLEQVVNNLLSNAVKYSPEGKKVLVNCSIHSDGSIIVSVEDFGIGIEEKNLMRLFDRYYRVDNTAMRFEGLGLGLFISAEILKRHHGSFWIESTPGKGSTFFFRLIPDTATKAKPVADSDTHYQDDTIIIKYNPKHNRLDVDWIGFQNLESVQHGCFKMQNMLIKNNVGKVLNSNIHVLGNWSEASDWGNTEWFPDMEKAGLRYFAWVHSPSVFSQLSARKSIYALKGKLVIEFFTDVKSAEEWIESV, encoded by the coding sequence ATGGCTTTAAAACACAGTTCTGCATTGCCCCCGGAAATGTTAAGGGTTTTTGAGACCTTGCCTCAACCGTACCTTATACTTTCGCCCGAGCTTTATATGCTCACGGCCAGCAATGTTTATTTGCAGCTTACAAATAAAACCCGGGTCGAAATTGAAGAACAGTATCTTTTTGATGTATTCCCCAAAATGCCGGATTGGTCGTCAGAAGAGGGGGGGATTGCTTTTTCGCTTAATAAAGTTTTAGAAACCCTTCAGCCGCACCAGTTGCCTGTTACGCGGTTTGATATACCGGATCGTGATGATCCGCAACAATTGGTTGAGCGCTATTGGGAAACGTCGCATACACCCGTGTTTGATGCTGAGGGAGAGATTTGCTATATTATTCATCATACCGAAGATGTTACCAAACGCGTACTGGCCGAACGTGCTTTAAAAAATAGCTTGGATAAAGAAACCCAGGCAGCCGCGACAGCCGAAAGATTAGGCAAACAAATAGAAAAACTTTTTGCCGAGATTCCCGCCCAGATAGCGATAGTGACCGGTCCTGATATGGTTTACGAGTTTATAAACCCACGCTACAAAACCGACCTTTTTCCAAACCGGGAGGTTTTAGGCAAGGCTTTGCTATATGCCCTGCCCGAAGTAGCCGGCCAGCCTATATTGGATATTTTGCAGCATGTATACAAAACAGGCGAGACCGTTGCCGGCAACGAGATTAATATTCCATTGGCCGATGAAGTAGGCGGCCCTGTTAAAGATCATTATTTTAACTATGTATACCAGGCTATCCGCAATGACGATGGCGATATAATATCTGTTTTAAGCTTTAAATATGATATAACCGAGCTTGTTTTGGCAAAAAAGCGTTTGGAGCAAAACGAGAAAGAGTTGCTGGCTTTAAATTATGATTTGGCCAATGCTAATGCCGAGGTTCAGGCTACAAACGAGGAGATACAATCGGCGAATGAAGCGCTACACGCTACTAACCAGGAGCTTTTTAGGGCACAAGAAAGTGTGTTAAGGCTTAACGATGCGCTGGAAGAAAGGGTTGAACAGCGTAACATTGAACTATTTAACGCCCAGGCCGAGGCTGCAAGGGAACGCGACAGGCTAAAACGTTTTTTTATGCAGGTACCAACCGGCATTTGTGTGCTTGACGGTCCCGAAATGATATTTGAGCTGGTAAACCCGGCCTATCAGCAGCTTTTTCCTGGCAGGGATTTATTAGGTAAGCCTATCATGGAGGCACTCCCGGAGTTGGATGGTACCCCCATCATCGATATATTAAAAAGGGTTTACTACACTGGTAATACCTTTGAAGGAAAAGAACTTTTAGTGCCGCTGGCACGCAGGGTGGGCGGCACCATTGAAGACCGGTATTTTAATTTTATTTACCAGGCCCGGTATGATGGTGATGGTGTAGTAGATGGCATTTTGGTTTTTGCTTTTGAGCTGACCGAAACGGTACTTACCCGCCAAAAAGAAAAGGAAAATGAGCAGCGTTTCCGTTTTTTGCTTAACGCCATGCCGCAACAGGTTTGGACAGCCCGCCCTGACGGCTCGCTTGATTATGTAAACGAAGTGGTTTGTGACGATTTTGGCCGAAGTATGGACCAGATTTTGGGCCGTAGCCTGCAGGAATTTATCCACCCTGATGACAGGCAGCACAGCTCGAAAAAATGGAAGGCGGCCTTGCAAAACGGCAACGAGTTTATGGTCGAGTTTCGCCTTAAGTTTCATAACGGGCAGTATGTTTGGCATTTGGCCCGCGCACTTCCGCTGATCGAGAACGGTCATATCAGGTTATGGCTGGGTACAAATACCAATATCGAAATTCAAAAAAACAACGAGCAAAAGAAAGATGAATTCCTATCTATAGCAAGTCATGAGCTAAAGACACCGCTTACCAGTATAAAAGCTTTTAACCAGCTGATGCAACGCACATCAGATATGCACAAGCTTAATGGCTTTATCCAAAAATCGGCCTCGCATGTGTTACGGTTGGAGAAGCTGATTAACGATTTGCTTGATGTAACCCGGATTAACGCAGGTAAAATGGAGTATAATATGGAGCCCTTCAGCTTTCTGGAAATGCTTAAAGATAGCATTGAAAGTATGCAGCAGGCTACTACATCGCACCAGATTATTCTTGAAAAGGCCGACGATGTAATTTATACCGGCGACCGTTTCCGGTTGGAACAGGTGGTAAATAATTTACTCAGTAACGCCGTTAAATACTCGCCGGAAGGCAAAAAAGTATTGGTAAACTGCAGCATACATTCCGATGGCAGCATCATTGTTTCTGTAGAAGATTTTGGCATCGGCATAGAAGAGAAAAACCTGATGCGGTTATTTGACCGATACTACCGGGTTGATAACACTGCTATGCGTTTTGAGGGGCTTGGCCTGGGGCTGTTTATATCGGCCGAGATATTGAAAAGGCACCATGGCAGTTTTTGGATTGAAAGTACCCCGGGTAAAGGCTCAACTTTCTTTTTCAGGCTTATACCTGATACAGCTACCAAAGCCAAACCTGTTGCAGATAGCGACACCCATTACCAGGACGATACCATTATTATTAAATATAACCCTAAACATAACCGCCTTGATGTTGATTGGATAGGGTTCCAAAACCTTGAATCGGTACAGCATGGCTGTTTTAAAATGCAAAACATGCTTATCAAAAACAATGTAGGCAAGGTGCTCAATAGCAACATCCATGTTTTGGGCAACTGGTCGGAAGCATCTGATTGGGGTAATACCGAGTGGTTCCCGGATATGGAAAAAGCAGGCTTACGTTATTTTGCCTGGGTGCATTCGCCAAGTGTTTTCAGCCAGTTATCGGCCCGTAAAAGCATATATGCATTAAAAGGCAAATTGGTGATTGAGTTTTTTACCGATGTAAAATCGGCGGAGGAATGGATAGAAAGCGTGTAG
- a CDS encoding DUF2142 domain-containing protein translates to MFTFNAFYNILRERLHYIYLLYAVPLVITIAMITPAFQSPDEPNHFARAEQVSRLELVPEFVYDKAHPVTAADSISKDPTLVYPDKGGFKVDKGIYQLDGIYKPLARHDSIKLATLKIDSAKKIRWHTGTIYFNFGNTAIYPPVVYLMQALGISVGKLLHLSILNTLYLSRILNGLLCVALCFFALMLAKQSNILLFIVLLFPMTVSLFASVSQDAVLISCCFLLVGFIDDFSFGDKKHQPQWKLYAMVILVSIIGIAKPPYIIFAFLFLFLKLTPKQKAVGIITPFAVLVLWLVVNHGSFMIKFAPAEMRLNSKLQVLYILHHPFRFIGMFFNFDKTALQNTADMFVGVLAWLDVPLPDIYYRNAYICLVLGIIISLGFKGSARLRIALLVCSIITIVAVISAQYITWTALESPTLGGMQGRYLIPIFPLIASALCGYSLNNRFAGLKAVVLCIVSLFPAYSAIIMIQVISSRYY, encoded by the coding sequence ATGTTTACTTTTAACGCATTTTACAACATCCTCCGGGAGCGCCTGCATTACATATATCTTTTGTATGCTGTGCCGCTGGTGATTACTATAGCCATGATAACCCCGGCTTTTCAAAGCCCTGACGAGCCGAATCATTTTGCACGCGCCGAACAGGTTTCAAGGCTTGAATTGGTGCCCGAATTTGTGTATGACAAGGCACACCCAGTTACCGCAGCCGATTCTATATCCAAGGACCCAACTTTGGTTTATCCCGATAAAGGAGGCTTCAAGGTTGATAAAGGCATTTACCAACTCGATGGTATTTACAAACCACTTGCCCGGCACGATAGTATAAAATTGGCAACGTTAAAAATAGACAGCGCTAAAAAAATAAGATGGCATACAGGTACCATCTATTTCAATTTTGGCAACACGGCCATTTATCCGCCTGTTGTTTATTTAATGCAGGCGCTGGGTATTTCGGTGGGTAAACTGCTTCATTTAAGCATCCTTAATACATTATACCTTTCCCGGATATTAAATGGTTTACTATGTGTGGCGCTATGTTTTTTTGCCTTGATGCTGGCCAAACAGAGTAATATCTTACTATTCATCGTGTTACTTTTCCCGATGACGGTATCGTTATTTGCTTCGGTAAGCCAGGATGCTGTTTTGATTAGCTGTTGTTTTTTGCTCGTTGGCTTTATAGACGATTTCTCTTTTGGCGATAAAAAACATCAGCCCCAATGGAAACTGTATGCCATGGTTATCCTGGTATCTATCATCGGCATTGCCAAACCGCCTTATATTATCTTCGCCTTTTTGTTCCTGTTTTTAAAACTTACCCCAAAGCAAAAGGCCGTCGGTATTATTACACCTTTTGCTGTGTTGGTGCTTTGGCTCGTGGTCAATCATGGCAGTTTTATGATTAAATTCGCGCCTGCCGAAATGCGGCTCAACTCAAAATTACAGGTATTGTATATTTTGCACCATCCTTTCAGGTTTATAGGCATGTTCTTCAACTTTGATAAAACCGCATTACAAAACACAGCTGATATGTTTGTAGGCGTACTGGCCTGGCTTGATGTGCCGTTGCCCGATATTTATTACCGCAATGCGTACATCTGCCTTGTTTTAGGGATCATCATCAGCCTTGGTTTTAAAGGCAGCGCCAGGCTCAGGATAGCTTTGCTGGTTTGCAGTATCATTACCATCGTCGCGGTTATATCTGCCCAATATATAACCTGGACTGCCCTCGAATCTCCAACCCTCGGCGGCATGCAGGGCAGGTACCTCATTCCCATTTTTCCGCTTATTGCGTCGGCTTTATGTGGCTATTCGTTAAATAACCGCTTCGCGGGTTTAAAAGCAGTTGTGTTATGTATTGTCTCATTATTCCCGGCATATTCGGCCATCATCATGATACAGGTTATCAGCAGCAGGTATTATTAA
- a CDS encoding response regulator yields MKKINTLCVIDDDDIYTFTIKRIIAKAEVAEKTIFFHNGRVAIDFICNCMEAIANLPDMILLDLNMPVLDGWQFLDEFIKLVPRLGKKILIYIVSSSIDEDDFKRAKEMELVSDFIVKPLNAIDLRNIVDQWA; encoded by the coding sequence ATGAAAAAAATTAATACCCTTTGTGTGATAGATGATGATGATATCTACACTTTTACCATCAAACGCATTATCGCCAAAGCAGAAGTTGCCGAAAAAACTATTTTTTTTCATAACGGCCGGGTCGCAATAGATTTTATTTGTAATTGCATGGAAGCCATTGCCAATTTGCCCGACATGATTTTGCTTGACCTGAACATGCCTGTGCTTGACGGTTGGCAGTTTTTGGACGAATTTATAAAACTGGTACCCCGCCTTGGCAAAAAAATACTGATTTACATTGTAAGCTCGTCAATTGATGAAGACGACTTTAAACGCGCCAAAGAGATGGAATTGGTATCTGACTTTATTGTAAAGCCCCTTAACGCAATCGATCTCAGGAATATTGTAGATCAGTGGGCATAA
- a CDS encoding sensor histidine kinase, whose product MIKPDSLASKAHSVCGAQCGRVQHAAIAKAGLYQQVKDFFSGIFDTSNWPARWHCGTWSEFHGWLYIFSDLLIAVSYFAIPLLLIILLTKRKDVPFPKILWLFVVFIVLCGITHLIDAGIFWWPAYRLSALLRLFTGIVSVTTVYTLYRVMPTVLSLRSVNELQKEINERKIAEEKLAASEFLLLEAGRMGKFGGWEMDLITNKITWSETIFDIHELPYDYDPTFYDFSRFYSEPYLTTMTQALNECRDTGTGYDLEVQLITAKNNRVWVRARGEMLYDEHSQPAKLRGVFMDIDKYKLNELSLNKTVEMVTKNNQQLKNFTHILSHNIRNHASNISLVSSLIDESTLDEENAELFQKVKKISEGLNTTLEDLSYAIKIKDEIIEAERLSFKEITGKILGIIGSDVAANLAVITQQFEVEEVTFPKIYLESILMNLLNNAIKYRKPTVEPRVLLKTYRDENGNTVLECTDNGIGIDLKLHEKKIFGLYKTFHDRKDSHGVGLFLTKTQIDSQGGQITVKSKPNSGSTFKITFNEKN is encoded by the coding sequence TTGATTAAACCAGACTCATTAGCATCAAAAGCGCATAGCGTTTGTGGTGCCCAATGCGGCAGAGTGCAGCATGCGGCAATTGCCAAAGCGGGGCTTTACCAACAGGTAAAGGATTTTTTTTCTGGGATATTTGACACCAGCAACTGGCCCGCCCGATGGCATTGTGGCACATGGAGCGAATTTCATGGCTGGCTGTACATTTTTTCTGATTTGTTAATAGCGGTATCTTATTTTGCCATACCACTATTGCTTATCATCCTGCTCACCAAACGAAAGGATGTTCCCTTTCCAAAAATACTTTGGTTATTTGTGGTATTTATTGTTTTATGTGGCATTACACATTTAATAGACGCCGGCATTTTTTGGTGGCCTGCATATCGCCTGAGCGCGCTGTTAAGGTTATTCACCGGTATTGTATCGGTAACAACAGTATATACGCTATACCGGGTTATGCCAACTGTACTTTCGCTACGTTCGGTTAACGAGTTGCAAAAGGAAATAAATGAGCGTAAAATTGCCGAGGAGAAGCTGGCTGCAAGCGAGTTCCTGTTGCTGGAAGCAGGCCGGATGGGCAAATTTGGCGGATGGGAAATGGATTTAATCACTAATAAGATTACCTGGTCTGAAACTATTTTCGATATCCATGAACTGCCCTATGATTATGACCCCACTTTTTATGATTTCAGCCGGTTTTACTCCGAACCGTATTTGACGACAATGACCCAGGCATTAAACGAGTGCCGGGATACAGGCACGGGTTATGACCTGGAAGTGCAGCTGATAACCGCCAAAAACAACCGGGTCTGGGTGCGCGCCCGTGGCGAAATGTTGTATGATGAGCATAGCCAGCCCGCCAAATTAAGAGGCGTATTTATGGACATTGATAAATACAAGCTCAATGAGCTGTCGTTAAACAAAACCGTAGAAATGGTTACCAAAAACAACCAGCAGCTCAAAAATTTTACGCACATCCTGTCCCATAACATCCGTAACCATGCCAGCAATATCTCGCTGGTTTCGTCATTAATTGATGAAAGCACATTGGATGAAGAGAATGCCGAACTGTTTCAAAAAGTCAAAAAGATTTCTGAAGGCCTGAATACTACTCTTGAAGACTTATCATACGCCATTAAAATTAAAGATGAAATTATAGAGGCCGAACGGCTAAGCTTTAAGGAAATAACTGGCAAAATTCTGGGAATTATCGGATCGGACGTAGCTGCAAACCTCGCGGTAATTACGCAGCAATTTGAGGTTGAAGAGGTTACTTTTCCAAAAATTTACCTCGAAAGCATCCTGATGAACCTGTTAAATAATGCAATAAAATACCGTAAGCCAACCGTCGAGCCAAGGGTGTTATTAAAAACATACAGGGACGAAAACGGAAACACCGTTTTAGAATGTACCGATAACGGTATTGGCATTGATTTGAAACTACACGAAAAAAAGATTTTTGGTTTATACAAGACTTTTCATGACCGCAAAGACTCGCATGGGGTTGGTTTGTTTTTAACCAAAACTCAGATCGACTCGCAAGGCGGACAAATAACCGTAAAAAGCAAACCCAACAGTGGCAGCACATTTAAAATAACTTTTAATGAAAAAAATTAA
- a CDS encoding nucleoside triphosphate pyrophosphohydrolase family protein, protein MIKDLNSLNQVAEFHSTFKHPIVANPQIPSKERCQLRIELLAEELKELQEAVNDNNLVEIADALCDLQYVLSGAVLEFGLAGKFKELFDEVHRSNMSKACKTIEEANQTIEHYRNTAGTESHYKEIDGLFLVYRTADNKTLKSINYSPADLGSIVG, encoded by the coding sequence ATGATCAAAGATTTAAACTCGCTTAACCAGGTTGCCGAATTTCATAGCACCTTTAAACATCCCATTGTAGCAAATCCGCAAATCCCTTCAAAAGAGCGCTGCCAGCTGCGTATTGAACTTTTGGCCGAAGAGCTGAAAGAACTACAGGAAGCCGTGAACGATAATAACCTTGTTGAAATAGCCGATGCGCTTTGCGATTTACAATACGTGCTATCGGGCGCTGTTCTTGAGTTTGGCCTTGCCGGAAAGTTTAAAGAATTGTTTGACGAAGTGCACCGCTCCAATATGAGCAAAGCCTGCAAAACCATTGAAGAAGCCAACCAAACTATTGAGCATTACCGCAATACTGCCGGTACCGAATCGCACTATAAAGAAATTGACGGCCTGTTTTTGGTTTACCGCACCGCCGATAATAAAACCTTGAAATCGATCAATTACTCGCCCGCCGATTTGGGCAGTATTGTAGGATAA
- the rlmF gene encoding 23S rRNA (adenine(1618)-N(6))-methyltransferase RlmF, with amino-acid sequence MSEPTPDKPEVKEAMHPRNAHRMGYDFKALIKAMPKLRAFVTVNKYENETINFSDPEAVKLLNRALLKYHYRVEYWDIPEGYLCPPIPGRADYIHYAADLLATANDGIVRKGKKVRVLDIGVGANCVYPIIGHQEYGWSFIGVDIDEEALASAQKIIDQSKELKAAIELRLQKHKADIFTFAIKPGELFDLTLCNPPFHASIKEAAEGSKRKWNNLGLKTGREEPVLNFGGQNMELWYPGGEAAFLKQMATQSTRVAKQCLWFTTLVSKKENLRILYNALQKAGAVEVQTINMSQGQKASRIMAWTFFTPQEQKEWVKK; translated from the coding sequence TTGTCAGAACCGACACCAGATAAGCCCGAAGTAAAAGAAGCCATGCACCCGCGCAATGCGCACCGTATGGGATATGATTTTAAAGCGCTTATAAAGGCGATGCCTAAGTTACGTGCCTTTGTCACGGTAAATAAGTACGAGAACGAAACCATCAATTTCTCTGATCCCGAAGCTGTCAAATTGCTTAACAGGGCTTTGCTTAAATACCATTACCGGGTTGAGTACTGGGACATCCCCGAAGGATATCTGTGCCCGCCTATACCGGGCCGGGCCGATTATATTCATTACGCTGCCGATTTGTTAGCCACCGCTAATGATGGTATAGTGCGTAAAGGTAAAAAAGTACGCGTACTTGATATTGGTGTTGGCGCCAACTGCGTTTATCCTATCATTGGTCACCAGGAATATGGCTGGAGCTTTATCGGAGTTGATATTGATGAGGAAGCCCTGGCATCGGCACAAAAAATAATAGATCAGAGTAAGGAATTAAAAGCCGCTATTGAACTGCGCCTGCAAAAACACAAAGCAGATATTTTTACATTCGCTATAAAACCCGGCGAGCTGTTTGATCTTACATTATGTAATCCGCCCTTCCACGCCTCTATCAAAGAAGCAGCCGAGGGCTCCAAGCGTAAATGGAATAACCTGGGTCTGAAAACAGGCAGGGAAGAACCCGTATTGAACTTTGGCGGCCAGAATATGGAATTATGGTATCCCGGCGGCGAGGCCGCGTTTTTAAAGCAAATGGCTACCCAAAGTACCCGCGTTGCCAAACAATGCCTGTGGTTTACCACCCTGGTATCAAAAAAAGAGAACCTGCGTATTTTATATAACGCCCTGCAAAAAGCAGGCGCAGTTGAGGTACAAACCATCAATATGTCGCAAGGCCAAAAGGCCAGTCGCATTATGGCCTGGACATTTTTTACTCCCCAAGAACAAAAGGAGTGGGTGAAGAAATGA
- a CDS encoding 3-keto-disaccharide hydrolase, whose protein sequence is MKKTLALALGCLVLAGLTSFNPDKGWVKLMDKKMSKWTIYQSYRLTYPYKGEAPKGADGKTLPPIGYDKNEGNLFSVEMQNGEPVLHITGEIYGCIYTKQEFQNYRLRLKTKFGTKKWEPRLNEPMDSGLLYHSQGECGADYFHAWMLSQEFQVMEGDIGDYWNVGTAHATVRASKPDGVPNYMFDKNADRVYMGVGAPNQGFCQRHQNFEKPKGEWNTMELICYGDKSVYIVNGHVVNALSNLGYQDGKESKPLTKGKLQLQSEAAEVYFKDIQIKSIDKMPEEYAGLF, encoded by the coding sequence ATGAAAAAAACTTTAGCACTTGCGCTTGGCTGCCTGGTTTTGGCCGGCCTTACTTCTTTTAACCCTGATAAAGGCTGGGTTAAGCTGATGGATAAAAAGATGAGCAAATGGACCATTTACCAAAGCTACCGGTTAACCTATCCCTACAAAGGCGAAGCGCCGAAAGGCGCCGATGGAAAAACGCTGCCACCTATTGGTTATGATAAAAATGAAGGTAATTTATTTTCGGTCGAGATGCAAAACGGCGAACCTGTATTGCATATTACCGGCGAAATATATGGCTGTATTTATACCAAACAGGAATTTCAAAATTATCGCCTCCGGTTGAAAACCAAATTCGGCACCAAAAAATGGGAACCACGTTTAAACGAACCTATGGATTCGGGTTTGTTATACCATTCGCAGGGCGAGTGTGGCGCAGACTATTTTCATGCCTGGATGTTATCACAAGAGTTCCAGGTGATGGAAGGCGACATTGGCGATTATTGGAACGTAGGCACCGCCCATGCCACCGTGAGGGCCAGCAAGCCTGACGGCGTGCCCAATTACATGTTTGATAAAAATGCGGATAGGGTTTACATGGGCGTAGGAGCACCTAATCAGGGCTTTTGCCAGCGCCACCAAAACTTTGAAAAACCCAAAGGCGAATGGAACACCATGGAGTTGATTTGTTATGGCGATAAAAGTGTTTATATCGTAAACGGCCACGTTGTAAATGCCTTATCAAATTTGGGTTACCAGGATGGTAAGGAGAGTAAGCCCCTAACCAAAGGCAAACTCCAGCTGCAAAGCGAAGCTGCCGAAGTTTATTTTAAGGATATCCAGATTAAAAGTATTGATAAAATGCCAGAGGAATATGCTGGTTTATTTTGA